Proteins from one Triplophysa dalaica isolate WHDGS20190420 chromosome 6, ASM1584641v1, whole genome shotgun sequence genomic window:
- the marchf7 gene encoding E3 ubiquitin-protein ligase MARCH7 isoform X1 — translation MDSKSRRFPFSVSSSSTLSSPSSLSSSSSALGPSRLYGRSSVLSRDRFSRDTSVKLDSDYQSSRLIGSPRGYRSSESSWKLSTPLSSTSSVSSCDRSWTQSSSGDRVRLTDSERRIGTYCGLLGTSQDTESKRAKLSYTNRPSYQLSSRSTSTSTPASSYSTIDSSWKSSIGPLSRSSSSSSSSSSSPSESLWSRRDLEKRVDSGSSSSYRTSGLTSSLYRSDRVTSTYAQGARPKESQYSSYRDSGSNRRISDKYLPSPLERSSHSLTSDYQPSLYTRDPKRTSLTSSSVSEPSHISSWSSTPYTPLTARRSSPPPSSPAPAPLSTQSSGDSDGRRTTRRLLSRLFSRRSSQESSSSSVSDSRSYDSGPEEAPPCEAPPPVSRENSEAELGSSDPGQGFSFLRRRGPSLAPVQESAAVEQEPESLRASGGLAWLNWNRCTPLFSRRRREGRDESARMEPRRSPQFSVSAGDGRKSPDRGVGHEDDDEESPSEGATAAPSSGASGHSASLLQDSARLTGRSHGFVRGMSSPLFQMPENVIIGVSAEGRSQSNEQVKEKPVPSRDPERLRKIQESLLLEDSDEEEGDLCRICQMGEQSSSNPLIEPCKCTGSLQFVHQDCIKKWLRSKISSGSNLEAIATCELCKEKLHLNIENFDINELYRSHERSEYEFISCGLYLVVLLHLCEQRFSDVLGAVNDAGVHLQNLMKMRQRTADHPSTSVTWRMRTMKRRRFNRVVGGKGCGLAGCLLPLPFLHLCPPDFAII, via the exons ATGGATTCCAAGTCTCGCCGTTTTCCGTTCAGTGTGTCCAGTTCGTCCACGCTGTCGTCTCCCTCGTCTCTGTCCAGCTCATCTTCAGCTCTTGGTCCGAGTCGACTGTACGGCAGGAGCAGTGTGTTGAGTAGAGATCGCTTCAGTAGAGACACTTCTGTTAAACTCGACTCCGACTATCAG AGCTCTCGTCTGATTGGCTCACCGAGAGGATACCGCTCGTCTGAAAGCAGCTGGAAACTCTCCACACCTCTCTCATCGACCTCCTCTGTGTCTTCCTGTGATCGATCATGGACACAATCCTCCAGTGGGGACAGAGTTAGACTT acTGACTCTGAACGGAGAATAGGAACCTACTGTGGACTTCTCGGCACATCTCAAGACACCGAATCTAAGAGAGCCAAACTGTCCTACACCAACAGACCATCATATCAGCTGAGCAGCAGATCAACATCAACATCTACACCTGCCAGCTCATACTCCACTATAG attCATCATGGAAGTCAAGCATTGGTCCTTTATCTCGATCGTCAtcttcttcatcctcctcctcgTCCAGTCCATCAGAGAGTCTGTGGTCCCGCAGGGATCTGGAGAAAAGAGTGGATTCAGGATCGAGCTCCAGTTATCGGACCAGTGGGCTGACTTCATCACTGT ATCGCTCAGACAGAGTTACTTCCACCTATGCACAAGGTGCTAGACCCAAAGAGAGCCAGTACTCCTCCTACAGGGACAGTGGATCTAACCGGCGTATTTCAGACAAGTACCTCCCCTCCCCTCTGGAGCGCAGCTCTCACTCTCTGACCTCTGACTATCAGCCGAGTCTTTACACTCGAGATCCAAAACGCACCAGCTTAACCTCTAGCTCTGTCTCTGAACCCTCCCACATCTCATCCTGGAGCTCCACCCCCTACACGCCCCTTACTGCGCGACGCTCCAGCCCACCCCCCTCTAGCCCCGCCCCCGCTCCACTCTCCACTCAGAGCAGTGGTGACTCCGATGGCAGGCGGACGACCAGACGTCTGCTGTCCCGGCTCTTCTCTCGCCGCTCGAGTCAGGAGTCAAGCTCCAGCTCTGTCTCTGATTCGAGGTCGTACGACTCCGGCCCAGAGGAAGCCCCACCCTGTGAAGCCCCTCCTCCTGTCAGTCGAGAGAATTCGGAGGCAGAGCTGGGGAGCTCTGACCCGGGTCAGGGGTTTTCGTTTCTGCGCAGACGCGGTCCGTCCCTCGCTCCCGTTCAAGAGAGCGCGGCGGTGGAACAGGAACCGGAATCTCTCAGGGCTTCAGGGGGTTTGGCTTGGCTCAACTGGAACCGTTGCACCCCTCTGTTCTCTCGCCGCAGAAGAGAAGGCCGCGATGAAAGCGCCCGCATGGAGCCTCGCCGCTCACCCCAGTTCTCTGTTAGTGCCGGAGACGGGCGTAAATCTCCCGACCGGGGCGTTGGTCATGAGGACGATGATGAAGAATCGCCATCGGAGGGCGCCACGGCGGCACCCTCTTCCGGAGCCTCGGGTCACTCTGCATCACTGCTGCAGGACTCCGCCCGTCTGACTGGGCGGAGCCACGGCTTTGTCAGGGGGATGTCCAGCCCACTCTTCCAGATGCCTGAGAATGTAATCATTGGTGTGTCAGCCGAGGGGCGGAGTCAAAGTAATGAGCAGGTGAAGGAGAAGCCCGTCCCATCCAGAGACCCAGAGAGACTGCGGAAGATTCAAGAGAG CCTGCTATTGGAGGATTCAGATGAGGAGGAGGGAGATCTGTGCAGGATCTGTCAGATGGGCGAGCAGTCGAGTTCAAACCCTCTGATTGAACCCTGTAAATGCACCGGCAGTCTGCAGTTTGTGCATCAGGACTGTATTAAGAAATGGCTGCGCTCCAAAATCAGCTCGG GCTCAAACCTGGAGGCCATCGCTACCTGTGAACTGTGCAAGGAAAAGCTGCATCTGAACATCGAGAACTTTGATATTAATGAACTCTACAGATCTCACGAGAGG TCTGAGTACGAGTTCATCAGTTGTGGTCTTTATCTGGTGGTTCTTCTTCATCTGTGTGAACAGAGATTCTCTGATGTTCTGGGAGCAGTGAATGATGCTGGG GTTCATTTACAGAATCTGATGAAGATGAGGCAGAGGACAGCAGACCATCCATCGACTTCTGTGACCTGGAGGATGAGGACGATGAAGAGGAGGAGGTTTAATCGGGTGGTAGGGGGGAAGGGGTGTGGTTTAGCAGGTTGTCTCCTCCCACTTCCCTTTCTCCACTTGTGTCCTCCTGACTTTGCCATCATCTGA
- the marchf7 gene encoding E3 ubiquitin-protein ligase MARCH7 isoform X2, with the protein MDSKSRRFPFSVSSSSTLSSPSSLSSSSSALGPSRLYGRSSVLSRDRFSRDTSVKLDSDYQSSRLIGSPRGYRSSESSWKLSTPLSSTSSVSSCDRSWTQSSSGDRVRLTDSERRIGTYCGLLGTSQDTESKRAKLSYTNRPSYQLSSRSTSTSTPASSYSTIDSSWKSSIGPLSRSSSSSSSSSSSPSESLWSRRDLEKRVDSGSSSSYRTSGLTSSLYRSDRVTSTYAQGARPKESQYSSYRDSGSNRRISDKYLPSPLERSSHSLTSDYQPSLYTRDPKRTSLTSSSVSEPSHISSWSSTPYTPLTARRSSPPPSSPAPAPLSTQSSGDSDGRRTTRRLLSRLFSRRSSQESSSSSVSDSRSYDSGPEEAPPCEAPPPVSRENSEAELGSSDPGQGFSFLRRRGPSLAPVQESAAVEQEPESLRASGGLAWLNWNRCTPLFSRRRREGRDESARMEPRRSPQFSVSAGDGRKSPDRGVGHEDDDEESPSEGATAAPSSGASGHSASLLQDSARLTGRSHGFVRGMSSPLFQMPENVIIGVSAEGRSQSNEQVKEKPVPSRDPERLRKIQESLLLEDSDEEEGDLCRICQMGEQSSSNPLIEPCKCTGSLQFVHQDCIKKWLRSKISSGSNLEAIATCELCKEKLHLNIENFDINELYRSHERSEYEFISCGLYLVVLLHLCEQRFSDVLGAVNDAGFFNLARTLHEHMDDLESSFTESDEDEAEDSRPSIDFCDLEDEDDEEEEV; encoded by the exons ATGGATTCCAAGTCTCGCCGTTTTCCGTTCAGTGTGTCCAGTTCGTCCACGCTGTCGTCTCCCTCGTCTCTGTCCAGCTCATCTTCAGCTCTTGGTCCGAGTCGACTGTACGGCAGGAGCAGTGTGTTGAGTAGAGATCGCTTCAGTAGAGACACTTCTGTTAAACTCGACTCCGACTATCAG AGCTCTCGTCTGATTGGCTCACCGAGAGGATACCGCTCGTCTGAAAGCAGCTGGAAACTCTCCACACCTCTCTCATCGACCTCCTCTGTGTCTTCCTGTGATCGATCATGGACACAATCCTCCAGTGGGGACAGAGTTAGACTT acTGACTCTGAACGGAGAATAGGAACCTACTGTGGACTTCTCGGCACATCTCAAGACACCGAATCTAAGAGAGCCAAACTGTCCTACACCAACAGACCATCATATCAGCTGAGCAGCAGATCAACATCAACATCTACACCTGCCAGCTCATACTCCACTATAG attCATCATGGAAGTCAAGCATTGGTCCTTTATCTCGATCGTCAtcttcttcatcctcctcctcgTCCAGTCCATCAGAGAGTCTGTGGTCCCGCAGGGATCTGGAGAAAAGAGTGGATTCAGGATCGAGCTCCAGTTATCGGACCAGTGGGCTGACTTCATCACTGT ATCGCTCAGACAGAGTTACTTCCACCTATGCACAAGGTGCTAGACCCAAAGAGAGCCAGTACTCCTCCTACAGGGACAGTGGATCTAACCGGCGTATTTCAGACAAGTACCTCCCCTCCCCTCTGGAGCGCAGCTCTCACTCTCTGACCTCTGACTATCAGCCGAGTCTTTACACTCGAGATCCAAAACGCACCAGCTTAACCTCTAGCTCTGTCTCTGAACCCTCCCACATCTCATCCTGGAGCTCCACCCCCTACACGCCCCTTACTGCGCGACGCTCCAGCCCACCCCCCTCTAGCCCCGCCCCCGCTCCACTCTCCACTCAGAGCAGTGGTGACTCCGATGGCAGGCGGACGACCAGACGTCTGCTGTCCCGGCTCTTCTCTCGCCGCTCGAGTCAGGAGTCAAGCTCCAGCTCTGTCTCTGATTCGAGGTCGTACGACTCCGGCCCAGAGGAAGCCCCACCCTGTGAAGCCCCTCCTCCTGTCAGTCGAGAGAATTCGGAGGCAGAGCTGGGGAGCTCTGACCCGGGTCAGGGGTTTTCGTTTCTGCGCAGACGCGGTCCGTCCCTCGCTCCCGTTCAAGAGAGCGCGGCGGTGGAACAGGAACCGGAATCTCTCAGGGCTTCAGGGGGTTTGGCTTGGCTCAACTGGAACCGTTGCACCCCTCTGTTCTCTCGCCGCAGAAGAGAAGGCCGCGATGAAAGCGCCCGCATGGAGCCTCGCCGCTCACCCCAGTTCTCTGTTAGTGCCGGAGACGGGCGTAAATCTCCCGACCGGGGCGTTGGTCATGAGGACGATGATGAAGAATCGCCATCGGAGGGCGCCACGGCGGCACCCTCTTCCGGAGCCTCGGGTCACTCTGCATCACTGCTGCAGGACTCCGCCCGTCTGACTGGGCGGAGCCACGGCTTTGTCAGGGGGATGTCCAGCCCACTCTTCCAGATGCCTGAGAATGTAATCATTGGTGTGTCAGCCGAGGGGCGGAGTCAAAGTAATGAGCAGGTGAAGGAGAAGCCCGTCCCATCCAGAGACCCAGAGAGACTGCGGAAGATTCAAGAGAG CCTGCTATTGGAGGATTCAGATGAGGAGGAGGGAGATCTGTGCAGGATCTGTCAGATGGGCGAGCAGTCGAGTTCAAACCCTCTGATTGAACCCTGTAAATGCACCGGCAGTCTGCAGTTTGTGCATCAGGACTGTATTAAGAAATGGCTGCGCTCCAAAATCAGCTCGG GCTCAAACCTGGAGGCCATCGCTACCTGTGAACTGTGCAAGGAAAAGCTGCATCTGAACATCGAGAACTTTGATATTAATGAACTCTACAGATCTCACGAGAGG TCTGAGTACGAGTTCATCAGTTGTGGTCTTTATCTGGTGGTTCTTCTTCATCTGTGTGAACAGAGATTCTCTGATGTTCTGGGAGCAGTGAATGATGCTGGG TTTTTCAACTTGGCGAGAACTCTGCACGAACACATGGATGATCTTGAAA GTTCATTTACAGAATCTGATGAAGATGAGGCAGAGGACAGCAGACCATCCATCGACTTCTGTGACCTGGAGGATGAGGACGATGAAGAGGAGGAGGTTTAA
- the fam171b gene encoding protein FAM171B, translated as MPDLPLRLLLVALIFCGDACVGRAEGGVLSHGLASLSEEDNGSDARKDAPESVSGSSLTLKVWVKDSSSQRFLKGAVVCVFVNGSQIHSSQTLENGEVTLTVPYHLGLTLNLVARREGYVLSQLPWKTSKMPIFSVITMSLRPQTQGNIWLFEDTVLITRKTSDLSFQPSVQFPKSLLKLPENSSASMLTAYLTSAALLTEKDSHFFTLSHSVTGYRNVKLSPLVMISAQLVYNGNEVDVQGPVQLTAPLPHHTHLKSSDSIPAWTFDMSTGTWVNKGLGTVRMEKNGLVWTYVAPRVGIWIAAPSPSSGFMGFAGSMDFISYHTYLLVGILGGTLVVVIGFLSVIVFHCRGLNREARRRRWNSTRLTVLKKDQTTSTSTDETQELFFRNGDRCYSLAARAIGHDSSDSPRHQANYNIYVETVGRPVGNLYENIGCMGLESFRGQASNLYINSDEVAKLREISEQSGAENVVFSDKLFHIYNQPIAIMQAPELFNAQTEASASRSATFPRNGMEHGNLENLKDGFTQTMSKVPQQDTDQPQALEGAQATAANPGLWGRYSHLLESVSVPGTLNEAARMGPFRGELQGISEQTLLELSKGKPSIHPPRAWFVSLDGKPAAQVRHSVIDVQGRHRPGSSNDTSLDSGVDMNELQQPLRKREDPSSASMPRISVSQEQDLSSSEVGSPEDTSLRNTLESSSAAIPNIPEDRDPGDTSSESKSTPPPRRLRKVRDRKLEKKTSRHMRDERPQTKH; from the exons ATGCCCGATCTGCCGCTCCGCCTGCTGCTCGTTGCGCTGATCTTCTGCGGGGACGCGTGCGTGGGTCGAGCGGAGGGTGGGGTGCTCTCCCACGGCCTCGCCTCGCTGTCGGAGGAGGACAATGGGAGCGACGCGCGGAAGGATGCGCCGGAGTCTGTGTCAG GCTCGTCCCTGACGCTGAAGGTTTGGGTGAAGGATTCGTCCAGTCAGAGGTTTCTGAAAGgagctgtggtgtgtgtgtttgtgaacgGATCTCAGATTCACTCCAGTCAAACTCTGGAGAATGGAGAGGTCACTCTTACCGTCCCGTATCACCTGGGACTGACCCTCAACCTGGTGGCCCGCCGGGAGGGTTATGTGCTCAGCCAGCTGCCTTGGAAAACCAGCAAGATGCCCA TTTTTTCAGTCATTACCATGTCCCTGCGTCCTCAAACTCAAGGAAACATCTGGCTGTTTGAGGATACTGTGCTGATAACTCGAAAAACATCTG ATCTGTCATTTCAACCAAGTGTTCAGTTTCCCAAAAGTCTTCTGAAACTGCCTGAGAACAGCAGCGCGTCTATGCTGACGGCGTATCTGACATCTGCAGCTCTGCTCACAGAAAAAGACTCACATTTCTTTACTCTCAGCCACAGCGTTACAG GTTACAGAAATGTGAAGTTGAGTCCGTTGGTGATGATCAGCGCTCAGTTAGTGTATAATGGAAATGAGGTTGACGTCCAAGGCCCCGTTCAACTGACTGCACCGCTTCCCCATCACACTCATCTCAAATCCTCTGACAGCATTCCTGCATGGACCTTTGACATGAGCACAG GTACTTGGGTGAATAAAGGTCTGGGAACTGTTCGGATGGAGAAAAACGGCCTTGTGTGGACCTATGTAGCACCTCGTGTCGGGATCTGGATAGCAGCACCGTCACCATCCTCAG GTTTTATGGGGTTTGCGGGCTCAATGGATTTCATTTCTTACCACACATACCTGCTGGTTGGTATCTTGGGAGGAACTCTTGTCGTAGTCATTGGATTTTTATCTGTGATTGTATTTCACTGCAG AGGTTTGAACCGTGAGGCCAGGAGAAGGCGATGGAATTCCACCAGACTCACGGTACTGAAGAAAGACCAGACCACCTCCACCAGCACGGATGAGACTCAAGAACTCTTCTTTCGCAATGGCGATCGGTGTTATTCATTGGCCGCGAGAGCCATTGGGCACGATTCGTCAGACTCCCCACGACACCAGGCCAATTACAACATTTATGTGGAAACTGTGGGTCGGCCGGTGGGCAATCTGTATGAGAACATTGGATGTATGGGATTGGAAAGCTTCAGAGGACAAGCGTCTAACCTCTACATTAACAGCGATGAAGTGGCAAAGCTTCGAGAAATATCAGAACAGAGTGGTGCGGAGAATGTTGTGTTTAGTGACAAGCTGTTCCATATCTACAATCAGCCCATAGCTATCATGCAGGCCCCGGAGCTCTTTAATGCCCAAACAGAGGCTTCAGCAAGCAGATCTGCAACTTTCCCGAGGAACGGGATGGAACATGGAAACTTAGAAAACTTAAAAGATGGGTTCACCCAGACGATGTCCAAAGTCCCTCAGCAAGACACCGACCAACCGCAGGCCCTGGAAGGAGCTCAGGCCACCGCCGCTAACCCGGGCCTGTGGGGACGCTACAGTCATCTCCTGGAGTCCGTGTCTGTCCCGGGAACCTTGAACGAAGCAGCTAGAATGGGGCCTTTCCGAGGGGAACTCCAGGGAATATCGGAGCAGACCTTGCTGGAGCTCTCCAAGGGCAAGCCCTCCATTCACCCGCCCCGCGCCTGGTTTGTGTCTCTGGATGGTAAACCGGCTGCTCAAGTCCGTCACTCCGTAATCGATGTTCAGGGACGTCATCGGCCCGGCAGCAGCAATGACACAAGCCTGGACTCCGGAGTAGACATGAACGAGCTCCAGCAGCCGCTGAGGAAAAGAGAGGATCCGTCCAGTGCCAGCATGCCTAGGATTAGTGTCAGTCAGGAGCAGGACTTGAGCAGTAGTGAAGTCGGGAGTCCCGAGGACACGTCCTTGAGGAACACCCTGGAGAGCAGCAGCGCCGCCATTCCCAACATCCCTGAAGACCGCGACCCGGGCGACACCTCCAGCGAGTCCAAATCTACGCCTCCACCGCGGAGGCTGCGGAAGGTTCGAGATAGGAAGCTAGAGAAGAAGACGTCTCGACACATGAGGGATGAGAGACCCCAGACGAAACACTAG
- the zswim2 gene encoding E3 ubiquitin-protein ligase ZSWIM2 isoform X1, with translation MFRKTVWRKCVSDVIHSHQARALNTTILILREFGPVGFLLQEDGDSKQYKVCLGDPHTCTCPTFYKEKDLCQHICWILMRKFRLPRDHEYCFQYGLAERQILELLQGLHVTKTTSHSDRRASGPSDEDHRCVRQKAIEKQDLCPICQEELLLKKLPVTYCRFSCGNNIHISCMKVWADHQMKLNSSGVLKCPLCREDFGTLKQLNQEVRNSADLCTYYERECLEKHLGVVCNGCGVCPVVGKCFKCTECSYFHMCETCFRRPAHPQHSFMCRAKRGHSWQSVSEETQMMDKHMMDRSVSAVMCDVVPNHVMKSLPMVRVRKESKLLHPGVQCRICLSRFQTAQNVRSLPCKHKFHTDCIDALIQKSNCCPLDFHVIYNPLTWNMRVGRSRSSPAPPGVAQSKRTDPHISEFVLPGIGLQVQRGHASSVLRPSTRVSGCEGPSSVKSLSQGLQDLYIHSSHIEPFSRKTVMKHIKTQSSAAAERKANPASTFTLNHTQRSEHST, from the exons ATGTTCCGGAAAACCGTCTGGAGGAAATGCGTGAGTGACGTGATCCACAGTCATCAGGCTCGAGCTCTGAACACAACCATCCTCATCCTCAGAGAGTTCGGACCCGTCGGCTTTCTCCTGCAGGAGGACGGAGACTCCAAACAATATAAA GTGTGTTTAGGTGATCCGCACACGTGCACCTGTCCAACCTTCTACAAAGAGAAAGATCTGTGTCAACACATCTGCTG GATTTTGATGCGTAAATTTCGGCTGCCCAGAGATCACGAAT ACTGCTTTCAGTACGGCCTTGCGGAGAGACAGATCCTGGAGCTCTTACAAGGGCTTCATGTCACCAAAACTACATCCCATAGTGACAGACGCGCCTCAGGACCATCAGATGAGGACCACAGGTGTGTCAGACAGAAAGCCATCGAGAAGCAAGATTTATGTCCCATCTGCCAAGAAGAACTTTTGCTGAAAAAGTTGCCTGTGACTTACTGCAG GTTCAGCTGTGGAAACAACATTCATATTTCATGTATGAAGGTGTGGGCTGATCATCAGATGAAACTGAACTCAAGCGGCGTGCTGAAGTGTCCGCTCTGCAGAGAAGACTTTGGCACTTTAAAGCAACTAAACCAAGAA GTGAGAAACTCTGCAGATTTGTGTACTTATTATGAGCGAGAGTGTCTGGAGAAACATCTTGGAGTGGTGTGTAACGGTTGTGGGGTCTGTCCTGTCGTCGGCAAGTGTTTCAA GTGCACAGAATGCAGTTATTTTCACATGTGTGAGACGTGTTTCAGGAGACCCGCTCATCCACAGCATTCCTTCATGTGTCGAGCG AAGAGAGGTCATTCATGGCAGTCCGTCTCTGAAGAAACACAGATGATGGACAAACACATGATGGACAGAAG CGTGTCTGCTGTGATGTGTGATGTTGTCCCGAACCATGTCATGAAGAGTTTGCCGATGGTGAGGGTTCGAAAAGAATCCAAACTGCTTCATCCGGGTGTGCAGTGTCGGATCTGCCTGTCAAGATTTCAGACGGCTCAGAACGTCAGATCTCTTCCCTGCAAACACAAG tttCATACCGACTGCATCGATGCATTAATCCAGAAGTCAAACTGCTGTCCGCTGGATTTTCATGTCATCTATAATCCTCTTACATGGAACATGAGAGTCGGCCGATCACGAAGCTCTCCGGCTCCACCTGGTGTCGCTCAGAGCAAGCGCACAGATCCTCACATCTCTGAATTCGTTCTTCCAGGTATTGGTTTACAGGTTCAGAGAGGTCACGCTTCATCTGTGTTGAGACCCAGCACACGTGTGTCAGGGTGTGAGGGGCCTTCCTCTGTGAAATCCCTCTCTCAGGGTTTACAGGATCTTTACATTCACAGTTCTCACATAGAACCGTTCTCCAGAAAGACTGTaatgaaacacattaaaacacagtCTTCTGCAGCGGCTGAGAGAAAAGCAAACCCAGCCTCAACATTCACATTAAACCACACACAGAGAAGCGAACACTCCACGTGA
- the zswim2 gene encoding E3 ubiquitin-protein ligase ZSWIM2 isoform X2 gives MFRKTVWRKCVSDVIHSHQARALNTTILILREFGPVGFLLQEDGDSKQYKVCLGDPHTCTCPTFYKEKDLCQHICWILMRKFRLPRDHEYCFQYGLAERQILELLQGLHVTKTTSHSDRRASGPSDEDHRCVRQKAIEKQDLCPICQEELLLKKLPVTYCRFSCGNNIHISCMKVWADHQMKLNSSGVLKCPLCREDFGTLKQLNQEVRNSADLCTYYERECLEKHLGVVCNGCGVCPVVGKCFKCTECSYFHMCETCFRRPAHPQHSFMCRARGHSWQSVSEETQMMDKHMMDRSVSAVMCDVVPNHVMKSLPMVRVRKESKLLHPGVQCRICLSRFQTAQNVRSLPCKHKFHTDCIDALIQKSNCCPLDFHVIYNPLTWNMRVGRSRSSPAPPGVAQSKRTDPHISEFVLPGIGLQVQRGHASSVLRPSTRVSGCEGPSSVKSLSQGLQDLYIHSSHIEPFSRKTVMKHIKTQSSAAAERKANPASTFTLNHTQRSEHST, from the exons ATGTTCCGGAAAACCGTCTGGAGGAAATGCGTGAGTGACGTGATCCACAGTCATCAGGCTCGAGCTCTGAACACAACCATCCTCATCCTCAGAGAGTTCGGACCCGTCGGCTTTCTCCTGCAGGAGGACGGAGACTCCAAACAATATAAA GTGTGTTTAGGTGATCCGCACACGTGCACCTGTCCAACCTTCTACAAAGAGAAAGATCTGTGTCAACACATCTGCTG GATTTTGATGCGTAAATTTCGGCTGCCCAGAGATCACGAAT ACTGCTTTCAGTACGGCCTTGCGGAGAGACAGATCCTGGAGCTCTTACAAGGGCTTCATGTCACCAAAACTACATCCCATAGTGACAGACGCGCCTCAGGACCATCAGATGAGGACCACAGGTGTGTCAGACAGAAAGCCATCGAGAAGCAAGATTTATGTCCCATCTGCCAAGAAGAACTTTTGCTGAAAAAGTTGCCTGTGACTTACTGCAG GTTCAGCTGTGGAAACAACATTCATATTTCATGTATGAAGGTGTGGGCTGATCATCAGATGAAACTGAACTCAAGCGGCGTGCTGAAGTGTCCGCTCTGCAGAGAAGACTTTGGCACTTTAAAGCAACTAAACCAAGAA GTGAGAAACTCTGCAGATTTGTGTACTTATTATGAGCGAGAGTGTCTGGAGAAACATCTTGGAGTGGTGTGTAACGGTTGTGGGGTCTGTCCTGTCGTCGGCAAGTGTTTCAA GTGCACAGAATGCAGTTATTTTCACATGTGTGAGACGTGTTTCAGGAGACCCGCTCATCCACAGCATTCCTTCATGTGTCGAGCG AGAGGTCATTCATGGCAGTCCGTCTCTGAAGAAACACAGATGATGGACAAACACATGATGGACAGAAG CGTGTCTGCTGTGATGTGTGATGTTGTCCCGAACCATGTCATGAAGAGTTTGCCGATGGTGAGGGTTCGAAAAGAATCCAAACTGCTTCATCCGGGTGTGCAGTGTCGGATCTGCCTGTCAAGATTTCAGACGGCTCAGAACGTCAGATCTCTTCCCTGCAAACACAAG tttCATACCGACTGCATCGATGCATTAATCCAGAAGTCAAACTGCTGTCCGCTGGATTTTCATGTCATCTATAATCCTCTTACATGGAACATGAGAGTCGGCCGATCACGAAGCTCTCCGGCTCCACCTGGTGTCGCTCAGAGCAAGCGCACAGATCCTCACATCTCTGAATTCGTTCTTCCAGGTATTGGTTTACAGGTTCAGAGAGGTCACGCTTCATCTGTGTTGAGACCCAGCACACGTGTGTCAGGGTGTGAGGGGCCTTCCTCTGTGAAATCCCTCTCTCAGGGTTTACAGGATCTTTACATTCACAGTTCTCACATAGAACCGTTCTCCAGAAAGACTGTaatgaaacacattaaaacacagtCTTCTGCAGCGGCTGAGAGAAAAGCAAACCCAGCCTCAACATTCACATTAAACCACACACAGAGAAGCGAACACTCCACGTGA